One segment of Stenotrophomonas sp. SAU14A_NAIMI4_8 DNA contains the following:
- a CDS encoding prolyl oligopeptidase family serine peptidase — translation MLIRRTSLAAAIAVASFGLLAAGPALADYAKPPEQLLKVLKAPPPPVPSVDPSGQRLLLTTAQTYPSIARVAQPYLKLAGVRLEPKNRSRHDTPGGYGIPACVADFSVVEIASGKTTPVTLPQGCAGGAQWSADGRHFAFQNAVADSVQLWVGDAATGQVKQVPGVQLNPIFGSTVQWLGGSNNLLVKLVPANQGAAPSNGGVPTGPDAQESLGSSGESSTYEARDTLTSVHDEKLFAYYGASQLAVVDTASGQVRPVGSAAIFNDVSAAPDGVHVLTESIKPPFSHAVTYQRFANDVAVLDITSGKSTAIASLPLADRVPVHGVPEGPRGFDWRSTDPATLVYAEALDKGDWKVTVPHRDRVLMLKAPFNGKPVEIARTAQRFEGLAWSADPAVSFLFENDENRHWVQTRIVDVDQPKKEGRLLWDMSSDELYGDPGNLVFKRLPNGAAVVRQEGNFVFLRGQGASPQGDRPFLDRLDLGSLKSERLFRSDADAYEQFLGFSNTPGRYLTWHQSVMDPPNAFVRQQGEAVAAAKEGEAQFASTATALTTLTDPTPEVRQIKKQLVTYKRADGVDLSFTLYTPPGYKEGQRVPAILYAYPADFANAAQAGQVSGSQQTFTRLQPYRLMLLAGYAIIDNASFPIVGDPKTAYDTYLEQLEADAKAAVDKAVDMGVVDRNRIGVTGHSHGGLMTANLIAHTNLFKAGVATSGSYNKTFTPFGFQNERRSVWQAQDVYLKASPFFYADKIKLPLLLVHGEDDANPGTEPFQSRKLYQAIRGNGGTTRLVMLPNEPHWYTALESNEQLVSEMLNWFDTYVKNAR, via the coding sequence ATGCTCATTCGTCGTACGTCACTGGCAGCGGCCATCGCCGTTGCTTCCTTCGGCCTGCTGGCCGCCGGCCCGGCACTTGCCGATTACGCAAAGCCGCCAGAACAACTGCTCAAGGTGCTGAAGGCACCGCCGCCGCCGGTTCCCAGCGTGGACCCCAGCGGCCAGCGCCTGTTGCTGACCACCGCACAGACCTATCCGTCCATCGCCCGCGTGGCCCAGCCCTACCTGAAGCTGGCCGGCGTGCGTCTGGAGCCGAAGAACCGCAGCCGCCATGACACTCCCGGTGGTTACGGCATTCCGGCCTGCGTGGCCGACTTCAGCGTGGTGGAGATCGCCAGCGGCAAGACCACCCCGGTGACGCTGCCGCAGGGCTGCGCCGGCGGCGCGCAGTGGTCGGCCGACGGCCGCCATTTCGCGTTCCAGAATGCGGTGGCCGACAGCGTGCAGCTGTGGGTGGGCGACGCCGCCACCGGCCAGGTCAAGCAGGTGCCGGGCGTGCAGCTGAACCCGATCTTCGGCAGCACCGTGCAGTGGCTGGGCGGCAGCAACAACCTGCTGGTGAAGCTGGTGCCGGCCAACCAGGGCGCCGCGCCGTCCAACGGCGGCGTGCCGACCGGCCCGGATGCACAGGAATCGCTGGGCAGCAGTGGCGAAAGCAGCACCTACGAGGCCCGCGATACGCTGACCAGCGTGCACGATGAAAAGCTGTTCGCGTACTACGGCGCTTCGCAGCTGGCCGTGGTCGACACCGCCAGCGGCCAGGTGCGCCCGGTGGGCAGCGCCGCGATCTTCAACGACGTGAGCGCGGCGCCCGATGGCGTGCACGTGCTGACCGAATCGATCAAGCCGCCGTTCTCGCATGCGGTCACCTACCAGCGCTTCGCCAACGATGTGGCGGTGCTGGACATCACCAGTGGCAAGAGCACCGCCATCGCCAGCCTGCCGCTGGCCGACCGCGTGCCGGTGCACGGCGTGCCCGAAGGCCCGCGCGGTTTTGACTGGCGCTCCACCGATCCGGCCACCCTGGTCTATGCCGAAGCGCTGGACAAGGGCGACTGGAAGGTGACTGTGCCGCACCGCGACCGTGTGCTGATGCTGAAGGCGCCGTTCAACGGCAAGCCGGTGGAGATCGCCCGCACCGCGCAGCGGTTCGAAGGCCTGGCCTGGTCGGCCGACCCGGCCGTGTCGTTCCTGTTCGAGAATGATGAGAACCGGCACTGGGTGCAGACCCGCATCGTTGATGTCGACCAGCCGAAGAAGGAAGGTCGCCTGCTGTGGGACATGTCCAGCGATGAGCTGTACGGCGATCCGGGCAACCTGGTGTTCAAGCGCCTGCCCAACGGTGCGGCCGTGGTGCGCCAGGAAGGCAATTTCGTGTTCCTGCGCGGGCAGGGGGCTTCGCCGCAGGGTGACCGCCCGTTCCTGGACCGCCTGGACCTGGGTTCGCTGAAGAGCGAGCGCCTGTTCCGCAGCGATGCCGATGCCTACGAGCAGTTCCTTGGTTTCAGCAACACGCCCGGCCGCTACCTGACCTGGCACCAGTCGGTGATGGACCCGCCGAATGCCTTCGTGCGCCAGCAGGGTGAAGCGGTGGCCGCTGCGAAAGAAGGCGAGGCGCAGTTCGCCTCCACTGCCACCGCACTGACCACGCTGACCGACCCGACCCCGGAAGTGCGGCAGATCAAGAAGCAGCTGGTGACCTACAAGCGCGCCGATGGCGTGGATCTGTCCTTCACCCTGTACACCCCGCCGGGCTACAAGGAAGGCCAGCGCGTGCCGGCCATCCTGTATGCCTATCCGGCGGACTTCGCCAATGCCGCGCAGGCCGGGCAGGTGTCCGGTTCGCAGCAGACCTTCACCCGCCTGCAGCCCTACCGGCTGATGCTGCTGGCCGGTTACGCGATCATCGACAATGCCTCGTTCCCGATCGTCGGCGATCCCAAGACTGCCTATGACACCTACCTGGAGCAGCTGGAAGCCGACGCCAAGGCGGCGGTGGACAAGGCCGTGGACATGGGCGTGGTCGACCGCAACCGTATCGGTGTGACCGGCCACAGCCACGGCGGTCTGATGACCGCCAACCTGATCGCCCACACCAACCTGTTCAAGGCCGGTGTGGCGACCAGCGGCTCGTACAACAAGACCTTCACCCCGTTCGGCTTCCAGAACGAGCGTCGGTCGGTGTGGCAGGCGCAGGACGTGTACCTGAAGGCCTCGCCGTTCTTCTACGCCGACAAGATCAAGCTGCCGCTGCTGCTGGTACACGGCGAGGACGATGCCAACCCGGGCACCGAACCGTTCCAGTCGCGCAAGCTGTACCAGGCGATCCGTGGCAATGGTGGTACCACCCGCCTGGTCATGCTGCCCAACGAGCCGCACTGGTACACCGCGCTGGAATCGAACGAACAGCTGGTATCGGAAATGCTGAACTGGTTCGACACCTACGTGAAGAACGCCCGGTAA